A genomic segment from Anopheles maculipalpis chromosome X, idAnoMacuDA_375_x, whole genome shotgun sequence encodes:
- the LOC126556548 gene encoding protein trachealess isoform X1, whose protein sequence is MFPFSSLQVEYSNFHRSSQIMSNALSMSNSGFPHSWIVSGQDFCPITYSSIQGHNSGVSSNLATVEPGLIELRKEKSRDAARSRRGKENYEFYELAKMLPLPAAITSQLDKASIIRLTISYLKLKEFSENGVPSWCKDPIGFQNYNAPQYFNEMFETHLGTHILQSLDGFAISTGVDGRFLYISETVSIYLGLSQVEMTGSSIFDYVHKNDHAEVEQQLGIKKGAEYASYGGYGDDPPAEKATVLKLGKDAPGGKGLLPGETYEGDDRAFCIRMKSTLTKRGCHFKSSGYRVILLLCHLRKKGAGQEEAHTDKQTVIGMVGIGIALPPPSLHEIKLESDMFVFRTSLDLTIIHCENRISSFLDYTADELNGKSVYSLCHGQDAHKLKKSHSELIQKGQVLTPFYRILNKNAGYFWIQSCCTMVCQTKNMSDQTVICVNYIITKPEKENLILDISQIPSSAGVLGDYHAKPLSSGSTAAAGAKKSQPGVVPGEYDLDTHAHAHHHSGTDGYHLDGGASHVDHKVDMMEKSGLGKGGLGMAYGGTNSNTTTDKKDLDYKDKLLEREKGCSNSKHQRLKSGSPMLNLPNENGTLEKKSSGGKKSVNNRASVIRVLSKPSKKVLQESH, encoded by the exons ATGTTCCCTTTCTCCTCCCTGCAAGTCGAGTATAGCAATTTCCATCGTTCATCGCAAATCATGTCGAACGCCCTGAGCATGAGCAACTCCGGCTTTCCACACTCGTGGATCGTCTCCGGGCAGGACTTCTGTCCGATCACGTACTCATCGATCCAGGGCCATAACTCGGGCGTCTCGAGCAATCTCGCAACGGTAGAGCCGGG TCTGATCGAGCTGCGGAAGGAAAAGTCCCGCGACGCAGCGCGTTCGCGCCGTGGCAAGGAAAACTACGAGTTTTACGAGCTGGCGAAGATGTTACCGTTGCCCGCGGCCATCACCAGCCAGCTGGACAAAGCCTCCATCATACGGCTCACGATCAGCTACCTGAAGCTGAAGGAGTTCAGCGAGAACGGTGTCCCGTCCTGGTGCAAGGACCCGATCGGCTTCCAAAACTATAACGCCCCGCAGTACTTTAACGAGATGTTCGAGACGCATCTCGGCACCCATATACTGCAATCGTTGGACGGTTTCGCCATCTCCACCGGTGTGGATGGGCGCTTCCTCTACATCTCCGAGACGGTTTCGATCTATCTCGGGCTGTCGCAGGTAGAGATGACCGGCAGCAGCATCTTCGACTACGTGCACAAGAACGATCACGCCGAGGTGGAGCAACAGCTCGGCATCAAGAAGGGTGCGGAGTACGCCAGCTACGGCGGGTACGGTGATGATCCGCCGGCCGAGAAGGCAACCGTACTGAAGCTGGGCAAGGACGCGCCGGGTGGCAAGGGCCTGCTGCCGGGCGAAACGTACGAAGGTGATGACCGTGCGTTCTGCATTCGGATGAAGTCGACGCTCACCAAACGTGGTTGCCATTTTAAATCGTCCGGCTATCGGGTGATACTGCTGCTGTGCCATCTGCGCAAGAAGGGTGCGGGCCAGGAGGAGGCGCACACCGACAAGCAGACGGTGATCGGGATGGTGGGGATTGGGATCGCGCTGCCACCGCCCTCGCTGCACGAGATAAAGCTCGAGTCGGACATGTTCGTGTTCCGGACGAGCCTGGACCTGACGATCATACACTGCGAGAACAG GATTTCCAGTTTTCTGGACTACACCGCGGACGAGCTGAATGGGAAGAGTGTCTACAGTCTGTGCCATGGGCAGGATGCACACAAGCTGAAGAAGAGCCACAGTGAAT TGATCCAGAAGGGTCAGGTGTTGACTCCCTTCTACCGCATCCTCAACAAGAACGCGGGATACTTCTGGATCCAGTCTTGCTGTACGATGGTGTGCCAGACGAAGAACATGAGCGACCAGACGGTGATCTGCGTCAACTACATCATCACCAAaccggaaaaggaaaacctcaTCCTGGACATTTCCCAAATCCCGTCATCCGCAGGCGTACTGGGCGACTATCATGCGAAACCCTTGTCCTCGGGgagtactgctgctgccgggGCGAAAAAATCCCAACCCGGAGTAGTACCCGGCGAGTACGATCTGGACACGCATGCACACGCGCACCATCACTCGGGTACGGACGGTTATCATCTGGATGGTGGCGCTTCGCACGTCGATCACAAGGTAGACATGATGGAAAAGTCCGGTCTGGGGAAAGGTGGCCTTGGGATGGCCTACGGCGGTACCAAtagcaacaccaccaccgataaGAAGGATCTCGACTACAAGGACAAACTGCTCGAGCGTGAGAAAGGCTGCAGCAACAGTAAG CATCAGCGTCTTAAGAGTGGCAGCCCGATGCTGAATCTGCCGAACGAGAATGGTACGCTCGAGAAGAAATCGTCCGGCGGCAAGAAGAGCGTCAACAATCGGGCTAGCGTCATCCGGGTGCTAAGCAAACCATCGAAGAAGGTCCTGCAGGAGTCGCACTAG
- the LOC126556548 gene encoding protein trachealess isoform X2: MFPFSSLQVEYSNFHRSSQIMSNALSMSNSGFPHSWIVSGQDFCPITYSSIQGHNSGVSSNLATVEPGLIELRKEKSRDAARSRRGKENYEFYELAKMLPLPAAITSQLDKASIIRLTISYLKLKEFSENGVPSWCKDPIGFQNYNAPQYFNEMFETHLGTHILQSLDGFAISTGVDGRFLYISETVSIYLGLSQVEMTGSSIFDYVHKNDHAEVEQQLGIKKGAEYASYGGYGDDPPAEKATVLKLGKDAPGGKGLLPGETYEGDDRAFCIRMKSTLTKRGCHFKSSGYRVILLLCHLRKKGAGQEEAHTDKQTVIGMVGIGIALPPPSLHEIKLESDMFVFRTSLDLTIIHCENSFLDYTADELNGKSVYSLCHGQDAHKLKKSHSELIQKGQVLTPFYRILNKNAGYFWIQSCCTMVCQTKNMSDQTVICVNYIITKPEKENLILDISQIPSSAGVLGDYHAKPLSSGSTAAAGAKKSQPGVVPGEYDLDTHAHAHHHSGTDGYHLDGGASHVDHKVDMMEKSGLGKGGLGMAYGGTNSNTTTDKKDLDYKDKLLEREKGCSNSKHQRLKSGSPMLNLPNENGTLEKKSSGGKKSVNNRASVIRVLSKPSKKVLQESH, from the exons ATGTTCCCTTTCTCCTCCCTGCAAGTCGAGTATAGCAATTTCCATCGTTCATCGCAAATCATGTCGAACGCCCTGAGCATGAGCAACTCCGGCTTTCCACACTCGTGGATCGTCTCCGGGCAGGACTTCTGTCCGATCACGTACTCATCGATCCAGGGCCATAACTCGGGCGTCTCGAGCAATCTCGCAACGGTAGAGCCGGG TCTGATCGAGCTGCGGAAGGAAAAGTCCCGCGACGCAGCGCGTTCGCGCCGTGGCAAGGAAAACTACGAGTTTTACGAGCTGGCGAAGATGTTACCGTTGCCCGCGGCCATCACCAGCCAGCTGGACAAAGCCTCCATCATACGGCTCACGATCAGCTACCTGAAGCTGAAGGAGTTCAGCGAGAACGGTGTCCCGTCCTGGTGCAAGGACCCGATCGGCTTCCAAAACTATAACGCCCCGCAGTACTTTAACGAGATGTTCGAGACGCATCTCGGCACCCATATACTGCAATCGTTGGACGGTTTCGCCATCTCCACCGGTGTGGATGGGCGCTTCCTCTACATCTCCGAGACGGTTTCGATCTATCTCGGGCTGTCGCAGGTAGAGATGACCGGCAGCAGCATCTTCGACTACGTGCACAAGAACGATCACGCCGAGGTGGAGCAACAGCTCGGCATCAAGAAGGGTGCGGAGTACGCCAGCTACGGCGGGTACGGTGATGATCCGCCGGCCGAGAAGGCAACCGTACTGAAGCTGGGCAAGGACGCGCCGGGTGGCAAGGGCCTGCTGCCGGGCGAAACGTACGAAGGTGATGACCGTGCGTTCTGCATTCGGATGAAGTCGACGCTCACCAAACGTGGTTGCCATTTTAAATCGTCCGGCTATCGGGTGATACTGCTGCTGTGCCATCTGCGCAAGAAGGGTGCGGGCCAGGAGGAGGCGCACACCGACAAGCAGACGGTGATCGGGATGGTGGGGATTGGGATCGCGCTGCCACCGCCCTCGCTGCACGAGATAAAGCTCGAGTCGGACATGTTCGTGTTCCGGACGAGCCTGGACCTGACGATCATACACTGCGAGAACAG TTTTCTGGACTACACCGCGGACGAGCTGAATGGGAAGAGTGTCTACAGTCTGTGCCATGGGCAGGATGCACACAAGCTGAAGAAGAGCCACAGTGAAT TGATCCAGAAGGGTCAGGTGTTGACTCCCTTCTACCGCATCCTCAACAAGAACGCGGGATACTTCTGGATCCAGTCTTGCTGTACGATGGTGTGCCAGACGAAGAACATGAGCGACCAGACGGTGATCTGCGTCAACTACATCATCACCAAaccggaaaaggaaaacctcaTCCTGGACATTTCCCAAATCCCGTCATCCGCAGGCGTACTGGGCGACTATCATGCGAAACCCTTGTCCTCGGGgagtactgctgctgccgggGCGAAAAAATCCCAACCCGGAGTAGTACCCGGCGAGTACGATCTGGACACGCATGCACACGCGCACCATCACTCGGGTACGGACGGTTATCATCTGGATGGTGGCGCTTCGCACGTCGATCACAAGGTAGACATGATGGAAAAGTCCGGTCTGGGGAAAGGTGGCCTTGGGATGGCCTACGGCGGTACCAAtagcaacaccaccaccgataaGAAGGATCTCGACTACAAGGACAAACTGCTCGAGCGTGAGAAAGGCTGCAGCAACAGTAAG CATCAGCGTCTTAAGAGTGGCAGCCCGATGCTGAATCTGCCGAACGAGAATGGTACGCTCGAGAAGAAATCGTCCGGCGGCAAGAAGAGCGTCAACAATCGGGCTAGCGTCATCCGGGTGCTAAGCAAACCATCGAAGAAGGTCCTGCAGGAGTCGCACTAG